A genomic region of Nostoc sp. UHCC 0702 contains the following coding sequences:
- a CDS encoding DevA family ABC transporter ATP-binding protein codes for MAAVISIENLDHYFGKGQLRKQVLFNINLEINAGEIVIMTGPSGSGKTTLLTLVGGLRSAQSGSLHVLGRELCHASSKQLTQARRSNGYIFQAHNLHGSLTAIQNVRMGLEVQPKISPQEMLRRSQAMLEAVGLGQRLNYYPDNLSGGQKQRVAIARALVSQPKIVLADEPTAALDKQSGRDVVELMQKLALEQGCTILLVTHDNRILDIADRIVYMEDGHLVRDGKEEVKSTLPASHLS; via the coding sequence ATGGCTGCTGTTATTTCTATTGAAAATCTTGACCATTATTTTGGCAAGGGGCAACTGCGAAAGCAGGTTTTATTTAATATCAATTTGGAAATTAATGCTGGCGAAATTGTCATCATGACTGGCCCTTCTGGTTCTGGAAAAACTACATTGTTGACCTTAGTGGGGGGTTTGCGTTCTGCCCAGTCTGGCAGTTTACATGTTTTAGGGAGAGAACTTTGTCATGCTAGTAGCAAACAACTGACACAAGCACGACGAAGTAACGGTTATATTTTTCAAGCGCATAACCTGCATGGTAGCCTGACAGCAATTCAAAATGTGCGAATGGGTTTGGAAGTGCAACCAAAAATTTCGCCCCAAGAAATGCTCAGGCGATCGCAAGCCATGCTCGAAGCTGTAGGATTGGGACAACGCCTGAATTATTACCCAGATAACTTGTCAGGGGGACAAAAACAACGGGTAGCGATCGCTCGTGCGCTAGTCAGTCAACCTAAAATTGTCTTAGCAGATGAACCCACAGCCGCACTCGATAAACAATCTGGGCGCGATGTCGTAGAATTAATGCAGAAACTAGCCCTAGAGCAAGGCTGTACAATTCTGCTTGTAACCCACGACAACCGCATTTTAGATATTGCTGACCGTATTGTTTACATGGAAGACGGTCATCTCGTCAGAGATGGAAAAGAAGAGGTAAAATCAACACTTCCAGCCTCTCATCTCTCGTAG
- a CDS encoding ABC exporter membrane fusion protein, whose protein sequence is MVHPTATEGSRFFKPNFRQLLMLVLALGFAIAGLHRLFWRVQPQPTVQQVSVPQPKTVTALGRLEPKGKVIKLSAPASSQGSRVETLLVMEGFRVKAGQAIAILDNRTRLQAAYEEAQQAVKVAQVNLAKVQAGAKVGEIDAQKAEIARIEAQTFGEETAQTDTVARLEAQWLGEKTAQQATINRLEAERQNAQVEFQRYQQLYSQGAISQSVFDTKRLSLDTITQQLSEARANLNRIDSTGRKQITEAKTVLARINATGDKQISAAKATLNQIAEVRPVDVEAAKVEVSRTIAAAKQAKAYLEQAYVRSPQDGVILDIHTRSGEMVSDEGIVEIGQTDQMYAVVEVYQSDIRKVRPQQPVQILSNSLPGKLEGQVDTVGWKIQRQDIINADPSENIDSRVVEVHVRLDQRSSEKAAKFTNLQVKAVIGL, encoded by the coding sequence ATGGTGCATCCTACGGCAACTGAAGGTTCCAGATTCTTTAAGCCTAACTTTCGCCAACTGTTAATGCTGGTATTAGCGTTAGGTTTTGCGATCGCAGGATTACATAGATTATTTTGGCGGGTTCAACCACAACCAACCGTCCAACAAGTGAGTGTACCTCAACCGAAAACGGTGACAGCGTTGGGTAGACTAGAGCCAAAAGGAAAAGTGATTAAACTTTCGGCCCCAGCATCCAGTCAAGGTAGCCGGGTAGAGACACTTTTGGTGATGGAGGGTTTTAGAGTCAAAGCTGGCCAGGCGATCGCAATTTTAGATAACCGAACTCGCCTACAAGCAGCTTATGAAGAAGCCCAACAAGCGGTAAAAGTAGCGCAGGTAAATTTAGCAAAAGTGCAAGCCGGCGCGAAAGTAGGTGAGATAGATGCCCAAAAAGCAGAAATTGCCCGCATCGAAGCACAGACATTCGGTGAAGAAACCGCGCAAACGGATACAGTCGCTAGGTTAGAGGCGCAGTGGCTAGGCGAGAAAACTGCACAACAGGCAACAATTAATCGCCTAGAAGCAGAACGACAAAATGCTCAAGTAGAATTTCAACGCTATCAGCAGCTTTACTCCCAAGGTGCAATTTCTCAGTCTGTATTTGACACTAAGCGCCTAAGTCTAGATACCATAACGCAACAGTTGAGTGAAGCCAGAGCAAATCTCAACCGCATTGATAGTACTGGACGTAAGCAAATTACCGAAGCCAAGACAGTTCTAGCTAGGATTAACGCCACTGGTGACAAGCAAATCAGTGCAGCCAAAGCCACCTTAAACCAAATTGCTGAAGTACGCCCAGTAGATGTAGAAGCAGCAAAAGTAGAAGTTAGCCGTACCATAGCAGCCGCCAAGCAAGCAAAGGCATACCTAGAGCAAGCATACGTGCGATCGCCTCAAGATGGTGTAATCTTGGATATTCATACACGTTCCGGCGAAATGGTATCTGATGAAGGCATCGTTGAAATCGGGCAAACCGACCAAATGTATGCAGTTGTGGAAGTTTACCAAAGTGATATCCGCAAAGTCCGCCCCCAACAACCAGTACAAATTTTAAGCAATTCTCTACCAGGGAAATTAGAGGGACAAGTAGATACAGTCGGCTGGAAAATACAGCGCCAAGATATTATCAACGCTGACCCCAGTGAAAATATTGATTCGAGAGTTGTAGAAGTTCATGTGCGGTTAGATCAACGCTCAAGTGAGAAAGCTGCCAAATTTACTAATTTGCAAGTCAAGGCGGTGATTGGATTGTGA
- a CDS encoding ABC transporter, which yields MMGFIQELQRRTPLGWLQLSHHKSRLLVALSGIAFADVLMFMQMGFQNALYDSNTRLNSALLADIVLMSTQSRNTQNLSSFSRRRLLQAADVPGVKSTQAMYIGLVTWKNPQTHRKTQLQAIGFNPEEPALNLPEVNAQLDKIKLPDTFIFDRGARGQYNEAFAQIDAGNSVTTEVDKRTITIDGLFKLGASFGADGTLISSDDNYLRIFPRQLAGSINLGLVYTQPGYDPKQVAAALKSYLPSEDVKVLTREEFINFEVDYWKSESPIGFIFTLGVSMGFIVGVIIVYQVLSTDVNAHIKEYATFKAMGYRNLYLLGVVFEEAIILAVLGFIPGFIIPLGLYRLTRNATDLPLYMTLARALTVLLLTMIMCGISGAIATRKLQSADPADMF from the coding sequence GTGATGGGATTTATTCAGGAACTGCAACGCCGTACACCGCTGGGATGGCTACAATTGAGCCATCATAAAAGTCGCTTATTAGTCGCCTTGTCAGGCATTGCCTTTGCCGATGTCCTCATGTTTATGCAGATGGGCTTTCAAAATGCATTGTATGACAGTAACACCCGCCTCAATAGTGCCTTACTGGCAGACATAGTTTTAATGAGTACTCAAAGCCGTAACACGCAAAATTTATCTAGCTTTTCGCGGCGGCGACTGCTTCAAGCTGCTGATGTACCAGGTGTGAAATCAACACAAGCCATGTATATCGGTTTAGTAACTTGGAAAAATCCTCAAACACACCGAAAAACTCAATTGCAAGCAATTGGGTTTAATCCTGAAGAACCTGCCTTAAATTTACCAGAAGTCAATGCTCAGTTAGATAAGATTAAGCTACCTGATACCTTTATTTTTGACCGTGGAGCCAGAGGTCAATACAACGAGGCTTTTGCTCAAATTGATGCAGGTAATTCTGTGACTACAGAAGTTGATAAACGCACCATTACCATTGATGGCTTATTTAAATTAGGGGCATCTTTTGGTGCAGACGGCACATTAATTTCTAGCGATGATAATTATTTACGTATATTTCCTCGACAATTAGCAGGGAGTATTAATTTGGGTTTAGTTTATACTCAACCAGGCTATGACCCCAAACAAGTTGCCGCAGCATTAAAATCATATCTTCCAAGTGAAGATGTAAAAGTGCTAACCCGTGAGGAATTTATCAATTTTGAAGTAGATTATTGGAAATCGGAAAGCCCCATCGGTTTTATTTTCACTCTGGGTGTATCAATGGGCTTTATTGTCGGTGTGATTATTGTTTATCAAGTTCTGTCTACTGATGTGAATGCCCACATCAAGGAATACGCTACTTTTAAAGCGATGGGATATCGCAATTTATATTTGCTGGGTGTGGTTTTTGAAGAAGCGATTATATTAGCTGTGCTGGGCTTTATTCCAGGTTTTATAATTCCTTTAGGGCTTTATCGCTTGACTCGAAATGCTACAGATTTACCATTATACATGACTTTAGCCAGGGCATTGACAGTTTTATTATTAACAATGATTATGTGTGGGATTTCTGGAGCGATCGCAACTCGAAAATTACAATCTGCTGACCCTGCTGATATGTTCTAA